In Sceloporus undulatus isolate JIND9_A2432 ecotype Alabama chromosome 7, SceUnd_v1.1, whole genome shotgun sequence, one DNA window encodes the following:
- the LOC121937138 gene encoding protein FAM162A-like — WIKRGLAAVDLCLHFKGHRAFRNERRPTEFDKKILLWTKRFQKEEDIPPLLSVEVLKAAHSQLRIWVCYFMIALTLLGCVAMVVSGKRAAKRDDTLLKRNAEKKAKWRMEREKEQEAVAEINE; from the exons TGGATAAAACGAGGCCTTGCTGCAGTTGACCTCTGTTTACATTTTAAAGGACACCGTGCCTTCCGAAATGAGAGGAGGCCAACTGAGTTTGACAAAAAGATCCTGCTCTGGACCAAACGGTTTCAAAAAGAAGAGGACATCCCTCCGCTTTTGTC AGTGGAAGTGCTGAAGGCGGCTCACAGCCAGTTGCGGATCTGGGTTTGCTACTTCATGATCGCCCTGACTCTGCTGGGATGCGTGGCCATGGTCGTCTCCGGCAAAAGG GCCGCGAAAAGAGACGACACCTTGTTAAAGAGGAACGCAGAGAAGAAGGCGAAGTGGagaatggaaagagagaaagaacaagaagCGGTGGCAGAAATAAATGAATGA